In a genomic window of Glycine max cultivar Williams 82 chromosome 13, Glycine_max_v4.0, whole genome shotgun sequence:
- the LOC100804197 gene encoding uncharacterized protein, producing MILVAIVAEVLEEYTALLARVVEQVFRSAPVPRRVRFLILRTLPFVSSRPRTILPPPTPSY from the coding sequence atgataCTGGTGGCGATCGTGGCGGAGGTGCTGGAGGAGTATACGGCGTTGCTGGCCAGAGTGGTGGAGCAGGTGTTCCGTTCCGCCCCTGTCCCTCGACGGGTTCGTTTTCTGATCCTCCGAACGCTTCCCTTTGTTTCTTCTCGTCCTAGGACCATTCTGCCCCCTCCTACCCCTTCCTATTAG